A genomic region of Verrucomicrobiota bacterium contains the following coding sequences:
- a CDS encoding helix-turn-helix transcriptional regulator yields MSIEEHDFFSESDHQWGADLDAGRLEICLNLSGEGEVRFGKCRTRFSARTLGHYAVLATLQSRFQVRRPAGQRHRFAAVKFSRDFLLRSLAVSGKGPRGLKPTARALLGGEPGSHEGVIGPVTAMTACQEALFFQLRQPPVSSGAQGLWFQSKALELAAQLFFTPEPPQPEFFCVRQRRLARERVDAVKSILRETLQEPPPLEELARRVGCSPFYLSRTFSQHTGCTIPQYLRRMRMEQAAELLLSGGYNVTEAAFAVGYSSLGHFSKSFCEEIGCCPALFPGARALVERFRGRPASRHGW; encoded by the coding sequence TTGAGCATCGAAGAACACGACTTTTTCTCTGAAAGCGACCACCAATGGGGAGCCGACCTCGATGCCGGCCGCTTGGAAATCTGTTTGAATCTATCCGGTGAGGGCGAAGTGCGATTTGGAAAATGCCGGACGCGCTTTTCCGCTCGTACCCTTGGTCACTACGCGGTCTTGGCTACATTGCAGAGCCGCTTTCAGGTTCGGCGACCAGCCGGGCAGCGACACCGTTTCGCCGCGGTGAAGTTTTCGCGAGACTTCTTGCTCAGGTCCTTAGCGGTTAGCGGCAAGGGGCCTCGTGGGCTCAAGCCAACCGCCCGGGCTTTGCTCGGCGGAGAGCCGGGATCGCATGAAGGGGTGATCGGACCGGTCACGGCAATGACGGCATGCCAGGAGGCGCTGTTTTTTCAGCTCCGCCAGCCGCCGGTTTCTTCGGGCGCGCAAGGTCTCTGGTTTCAGAGTAAGGCGCTGGAGCTTGCGGCCCAGCTTTTCTTTACGCCGGAGCCGCCTCAGCCCGAATTCTTTTGCGTTCGCCAAAGGCGCCTGGCACGCGAGCGCGTCGACGCCGTAAAGTCGATTTTGCGCGAAACCTTGCAAGAACCGCCCCCGCTCGAGGAGCTCGCGCGCCGGGTCGGATGCAGCCCCTTTTATCTGAGCCGCACCTTTTCACAACACACCGGTTGCACGATCCCGCAGTACCTTCGTCGGATGCGGATGGAGCAAGCGGCGGAGTTGCTTTTAAGCGGCGGATATAACGTTACGGAGGCAGCTTTTGCCGTGGGCTATTCGAGCCTTGGCCACTTCAGTAAATCGTTTTGCGAGGAGATCGGCTGTTGCCCGGCGTTGTTTCCCGGCGCGCGTGCCTTGGTGGAGCGATTTCGCGGGCGGCCCGCAAGCCGGCATGGCTGGTAA
- a CDS encoding glycogen debranching enzyme family protein, whose protein sequence is MDAGIRFGHDLCSVLEFAERREWLVTNGRGSYASGTVANVLTRGYHGLLIAALAPPVGRTLTLVKFDESVTYRGSRYELFTNRWQGGAVAPAGHVNLESFHLEGTVPTWRFAVADAVLEKRIWMEPWADTTYLAYNLIHACEPIEMACKAIVDYRDYHGRTHAGRFDQVQVDRVDRGLKVTMAAGARPLLLLSNAARGSPVSEWYHGFELARERERGLQDYEDHLHVADFQAKLALDDEPLVFAASVEGTADPDITALERRRAHENGVIDRWATGRSDGGRSAAGWVRQSVLAADQFIVDRANPADAAETGKTVIAGYHWFADWGRDTMISLPGLTLCTGRADIARLILKTFARYVSQGMLPNTFPDSGSSPEYNTVDATLWYFQALWAYYLATKDRQTVSELFPVLKNIVDWYRRGTRFSIHVDASDGLVYAGQEGVQLTWMDAKVGNWVVTPRIGKPIEVNALWYNALRILGIFASLAGENGTEFEKLAGDTLKGFQRFWNAASGYCFDVLDGPGGNDPALRPNQVFAVCLPGPSLHAPELLSGEQQRGVLDACAAKLLTLVGLRSLDPASPQYRGDYFGDRVQRDAAYHQGTVWAWLKGPFIEAHLRIRGDLAHAEQLLQPMADSLVAAGVGTLSEIYDGNAPTRPRGCIAQAWSVAELLRIWTLIEDSKTQGSGDRWHSR, encoded by the coding sequence ATGGACGCAGGCATCCGTTTCGGTCACGACCTTTGTTCCGTGCTGGAGTTTGCGGAGCGCCGGGAATGGCTGGTGACCAATGGCCGCGGCAGCTACGCCTCCGGCACCGTAGCGAACGTTCTTACCCGCGGCTATCATGGGTTGCTGATTGCGGCGTTAGCGCCGCCGGTCGGCCGCACGCTGACGCTTGTAAAGTTTGATGAGAGCGTTACCTACCGGGGCAGCCGGTATGAACTCTTCACCAACCGGTGGCAAGGCGGCGCGGTTGCTCCTGCGGGGCACGTCAACCTGGAAAGCTTTCACCTGGAAGGCACCGTACCGACCTGGAGGTTCGCGGTCGCGGATGCGGTCCTGGAGAAACGCATCTGGATGGAACCGTGGGCGGACACCACTTACCTTGCCTACAACCTGATCCATGCGTGCGAACCCATCGAGATGGCTTGCAAAGCTATTGTCGATTACCGGGATTACCATGGCCGGACGCATGCAGGCAGGTTCGATCAGGTTCAAGTGGATCGGGTCGACAGGGGGCTGAAAGTGACGATGGCGGCCGGGGCACGGCCGCTGTTACTCCTGTCAAATGCGGCCAGGGGTAGTCCTGTCTCGGAGTGGTATCACGGGTTCGAACTGGCGCGCGAGCGGGAGCGTGGCTTGCAGGATTATGAGGATCACCTGCACGTCGCCGATTTTCAGGCAAAACTTGCGCTGGATGATGAACCGCTGGTCTTTGCCGCTTCGGTTGAAGGAACTGCGGATCCCGACATCACCGCACTGGAGCGGCGCCGCGCGCACGAGAATGGGGTAATCGATCGCTGGGCAACGGGCCGGTCGGACGGCGGCAGGAGCGCCGCGGGTTGGGTCAGGCAGAGCGTGCTCGCAGCGGACCAGTTCATCGTGGACCGCGCTAACCCCGCGGATGCCGCGGAGACGGGGAAGACGGTCATCGCGGGGTACCACTGGTTTGCCGACTGGGGACGGGATACGATGATCAGCCTGCCGGGGCTGACGCTATGCACGGGCCGGGCGGATATTGCCCGCCTTATCCTCAAGACTTTTGCCCGGTACGTCTCCCAGGGCATGCTGCCGAATACGTTCCCCGACTCCGGCTCCAGCCCGGAATACAACACGGTGGACGCGACCCTGTGGTATTTTCAGGCCCTTTGGGCGTATTATCTTGCGACCAAGGACCGCCAAACGGTTTCGGAGTTGTTTCCGGTGCTCAAAAACATCGTGGATTGGTACCGCCGCGGCACCCGGTTCAGCATCCATGTCGACGCGAGCGATGGACTGGTTTACGCCGGCCAGGAGGGCGTTCAACTCACCTGGATGGACGCCAAGGTCGGCAACTGGGTAGTCACGCCGCGGATCGGTAAGCCCATTGAGGTGAATGCCCTCTGGTACAACGCCCTGCGTATCCTGGGAATCTTTGCGTCACTGGCGGGCGAAAACGGCACTGAGTTCGAGAAACTGGCCGGAGATACCCTGAAAGGGTTTCAGCGGTTTTGGAACGCCGCGAGCGGCTACTGCTTTGATGTGCTGGACGGTCCGGGTGGTAACGACCCTGCGCTGCGTCCGAATCAGGTTTTCGCCGTGTGTCTGCCAGGGCCGTCGCTGCACGCGCCGGAACTGCTGTCAGGAGAACAGCAGAGAGGGGTACTGGACGCCTGCGCCGCCAAGCTTCTGACCTTGGTCGGCCTCCGATCGCTCGATCCGGCGAGCCCCCAATATCGTGGCGACTACTTTGGCGATCGGGTTCAACGCGACGCGGCGTACCATCAAGGTACCGTGTGGGCATGGCTTAAAGGCCCATTCATCGAAGCGCATCTGCGTATCCGGGGTGATCTGGCGCACGCGGAGCAACTGCTCCAGCCGATGGCTGACTCGCTCGTGGCGGCCGGTGTGGGCACCCTGAGCGAGATCTACGATGGGAATGCGCCGACGCGCCCGCGCGGCTGCATCGCGCAAGCGTGGAGCGTGGCGGAACTGTTACGGATCTGGACGTTGATCGAGGACAGCAAAACGCAGGGGTCGGGCGATCGATGGCATTCTCGCTGA
- a CDS encoding transposase: MVFVDESGSNLALAPRYGWAPKGQRAWGKAPTNRGKNTTVLAALSPEGLLTTMTVEGAADTEAFLLYLDKFLCPALRPGKTVLRDNLLSP; the protein is encoded by the coding sequence TTGGTCTTCGTCGATGAAAGCGGGTCCAACCTGGCCTTGGCGCCCCGCTACGGCTGGGCCCCCAAAGGCCAGCGCGCCTGGGGAAAAGCCCCCACCAACCGGGGTAAAAACACCACCGTGTTGGCCGCCCTGAGCCCTGAGGGGCTCTTGACGACCATGACGGTCGAAGGGGCCGCCGACACCGAAGCCTTCCTGCTCTACCTTGATAAGTTCCTCTGCCCGGCCTTACGGCCCGGCAAGACCGTGCTCAGGGATAACCTGCTCAGTCCATAA
- a CDS encoding group III truncated hemoglobin — protein sequence MNLLYERIGGRDGLARLLRHFYADVRQDPLIGPTFNARIQDWGEHLAIIANFWETVLGATRTYSGPLPALHAPLGLGPEHFERWLFLWGANCRAHLPAEAAGEMTASARQLGQRLQVMLGVSPPEAARPFA from the coding sequence ATGAACCTGCTGTATGAACGGATTGGCGGACGAGATGGCCTCGCCCGGTTGTTGCGACATTTTTATGCCGATGTGCGCCAAGACCCGCTGATCGGCCCCACTTTTAACGCGCGCATCCAAGATTGGGGCGAGCACCTGGCCATCATCGCGAATTTCTGGGAAACGGTGCTGGGAGCAACGCGGACCTATTCCGGGCCGCTGCCGGCTTTGCACGCGCCGCTCGGGCTTGGGCCGGAGCACTTTGAGCGCTGGCTGTTCTTGTGGGGGGCCAATTGCCGGGCCCACTTGCCGGCCGAGGCGGCGGGAGAAATGACCGCGTCGGCCCGGCAATTGGGCCAGCGGCTCCAGGTGATGCTGGGTGTTTCTCCACCTGAAGCGGCGCGTCCGTTCGCTTGA
- a CDS encoding beta-glucuronidase — MSPGFSASAAPAPLLAAADRRPAISLNGDWHTIADPYWAGLYTFHGKPRANGYFLNAKHPAPGGEPVEYDFQNSPVLRVPGDWNTQRDSLFFYEGPVWYQKDFSYQRKPGTRVFFYAGAANYQAWVWINGRKACEHEGGFTPFCCEVTDLLKDGGNFVVVAVDNTRRPDGIPTLQTDWWNYGGLTRDVSLVEVPEQFIDDYDLHLKRGSRTVLEGWVHVEGAAAGTEVTVSLPELAVKESAHLGADGRAMFQFTAGNLEPWSPEHPRLYRVHLQAGQDNLDDEIGFRTVEVRGTQILLNGSPIFLRGVSVHAEAPYRTGRACTDEDMKTLLGWVRELNGNFVRLAHYPHDERMTRLADRMGLLVWSELPVYWAVQFDTPAVLANAEQQLHEMIRRDRNKASVVFWSVANETPVTPARVGFLNTLVAKVREQDPTRLVTAALLVRTEGMTKIIDDPLGEALDVIGFNEYIGWYEHKPEDAEKTGWQVAYEKPLIVSEFGGDAKHGLHGDPDTRWTEEYQASLYRHQLVMLNRIASLRGMSPWVLMDFRSPRRPLAGIQDYFNRKGLLSDQGERKQAFHVLQAYYRDLAGRTPSETA; from the coding sequence ATGAGCCCGGGCTTTTCAGCGTCAGCTGCGCCGGCCCCGTTATTGGCAGCTGCTGACCGTCGCCCGGCCATTAGCCTCAACGGCGACTGGCACACGATCGCTGACCCCTATTGGGCCGGTCTTTACACCTTCCATGGCAAGCCGCGCGCGAATGGCTATTTCCTGAACGCAAAACACCCAGCGCCCGGCGGTGAGCCTGTAGAGTACGATTTTCAAAACTCACCGGTGCTGCGGGTGCCCGGCGATTGGAATACCCAGCGTGATTCACTGTTCTTCTACGAAGGGCCGGTGTGGTACCAAAAGGATTTCTCCTATCAACGCAAACCCGGGACGCGGGTGTTTTTTTATGCGGGCGCCGCCAACTACCAGGCCTGGGTGTGGATAAACGGGCGCAAGGCCTGTGAGCACGAGGGCGGATTTACTCCGTTTTGCTGCGAGGTGACGGACCTCCTTAAGGACGGCGGGAACTTTGTCGTGGTAGCCGTTGACAACACCCGCCGGCCCGACGGTATTCCAACGCTCCAGACGGACTGGTGGAACTATGGCGGACTTACCCGGGATGTTTCGCTCGTCGAGGTGCCGGAGCAGTTCATCGACGATTACGATTTGCATTTGAAGCGTGGGAGCCGAACCGTCCTTGAGGGCTGGGTACACGTCGAAGGGGCTGCTGCCGGAACGGAGGTAACCGTCAGCCTTCCGGAGTTGGCGGTGAAGGAATCCGCTCACCTGGGTGCAGACGGGCGTGCGATGTTCCAATTCACGGCCGGCAACCTGGAGCCGTGGTCGCCGGAACACCCGCGCCTCTACCGGGTGCACCTGCAGGCCGGTCAGGATAATCTCGATGACGAGATCGGCTTCAGAACCGTCGAAGTGCGCGGTACCCAGATCCTCCTCAACGGCTCGCCCATTTTTCTGCGGGGCGTCTCCGTTCACGCCGAGGCGCCATATCGCACCGGACGTGCGTGCACCGACGAGGACATGAAAACCTTGCTCGGCTGGGTACGCGAATTGAATGGGAACTTTGTCCGCCTCGCCCACTACCCGCACGATGAGCGCATGACCCGTCTGGCCGATCGCATGGGCCTTCTTGTCTGGTCGGAGCTTCCGGTCTATTGGGCCGTCCAGTTCGATACTCCTGCCGTGCTGGCCAACGCCGAACAGCAGTTGCACGAGATGATCCGTCGGGACCGTAACAAAGCGTCTGTCGTGTTCTGGTCCGTGGCAAACGAAACGCCCGTCACGCCTGCCCGGGTTGGGTTTCTCAATACGTTGGTCGCCAAGGTGCGCGAGCAGGATCCGACGCGTTTGGTGACCGCCGCGTTACTGGTGCGCACCGAAGGCATGACCAAAATCATAGACGATCCACTGGGCGAAGCGCTCGATGTCATCGGGTTCAATGAATACATCGGATGGTATGAGCACAAACCGGAGGACGCTGAAAAGACCGGCTGGCAGGTTGCTTACGAAAAGCCGCTGATCGTCAGCGAATTTGGCGGAGACGCCAAACACGGCTTGCACGGCGATCCCGATACGCGCTGGACTGAGGAATACCAAGCCAGCCTCTACCGGCACCAGTTGGTGATGCTCAATCGCATCGCTTCGTTGCGCGGGATGAGTCCTTGGGTCCTGATGGATTTTCGTTCACCGCGCCGTCCCCTGGCTGGCATCCAGGACTACTTCAATCGGAAAGGCCTTCTTTCCGACCAGGGTGAAAGGAAGCAGGCTTTCCATGTGCTGCAGGCGTACTACCGGGACCTCGCTGGAAGGACTCCGTCAGAAACCGCGTGA
- a CDS encoding transposase produces MRERIEACGCRLVFLPRYSPDFNPIEGAFSKLKTFLRRVQARTREALEAAIGAGLQTITAQDARGWFKHCGYPLTAQSS; encoded by the coding sequence GTGCGCGAGCGCATCGAAGCCTGCGGCTGCCGGTTGGTGTTTTTGCCGCGCTATAGCCCGGATTTCAACCCCATCGAGGGGGCCTTTTCGAAGCTCAAGACGTTTTTACGCCGGGTGCAGGCGCGCACGCGCGAGGCGTTGGAGGCGGCTATCGGCGCGGGGCTCCAAACCATCACGGCCCAAGATGCCCGGGGCTGGTTTAAACATTGTGGCTACCCCCTCACAGCTCAATCATCCTGA
- a CDS encoding Rieske (2Fe-2S) protein yields MNRYLSRRKFLGLAAAALTGATALDSARSASAARVVDAGPASSYGSEGVYDRFRNQGFFVIRQGKRFLALSAFCTHRKCKLTAEPDRSFLCECHGSTFDPNGKVTAGPAKRDLPVFPVSVNESGHLLVQVPGP; encoded by the coding sequence ATGAATAGATACCTGAGCCGCAGGAAGTTTTTGGGCCTGGCTGCAGCCGCGCTCACCGGCGCTACCGCGCTCGACAGCGCTCGAAGTGCCTCCGCGGCACGCGTGGTGGATGCCGGTCCTGCGAGCAGCTACGGTTCGGAAGGGGTGTATGACCGTTTCCGTAATCAGGGATTCTTCGTGATCCGGCAGGGAAAGCGGTTCCTGGCCCTTTCGGCCTTTTGCACACACCGCAAATGCAAGCTGACCGCAGAGCCTGACCGTTCATTTCTTTGCGAATGTCATGGGTCGACCTTTGATCCCAACGGCAAGGTTACTGCGGGCCCGGCCAAACGGGATCTGCCAGTGTTCCCGGTCTCTGTAAACGAGAGTGGCCATTTGCTTGTACAGGTTCCCGGCCCCTGA